The DNA sequence TTCCAGCGCCGGCGGGAACGGGGTGTCGATCACCCACTGGCGGATCTGCGCGCCGGCCTCGGCCAGCGCCCGCACGTCGTCGGTGTTCAGGCTGGACAGCTTCTCGTTGATCTTCTCGACCAGGCCGCCGTGCTTGAGGAACTCGCGGAAGGCATGGGCAGTTGTGGCGAAGCCACCGGGCACGCGCACGCCGGAAGCGGCCAGCTGGCTGATCATCTCGCCGAGCGAGGCGTTCTTGCCGCCGACCGACTCGACGTCGGTCATCCTCAGCTGTTCGAACGGCACGACCAGTGCGGTCGCCAATGCGGTTGATGACATGGGAAAGCTCCGTGATGTTGAGAAACCTGGGCTCCCGCGTCCCCGCGCCGCCGCCGCGGCGCCCGCCAGCCACCCCGCTTTGTGGATTCTTGTTCGTGCAGGACGGCGTGCATCGATTCGGACCGGGAGGTAAACCGGATAATTCTACGGGGGTTTTCCCCCTGTCCCCTGAACAAAGGCTAAACAATCCACCATGCCTACTCGCACCGTCTTCTTCGTTTCCGACGGCACCGGCATCACCGCCGAAACGTTCGGAAACTCCATCCTCAAGCAGTTTTCCATCCAACCCCGGCATGTGCGCATGCCCTTCATCGACACGGTGGAGAAGGCCCATCAGGTGGTCGAAGAGATCAACCGCACCGCGGAGTCCGAGGGGCGCAAGCCCATCGTCTTCACCACGCTGGTGAACGAAGAGGTGCTGTCCATCGTCAAGAACGGCTGCAAGGGCCTGGTGCTGGACATGTTCATGACCTTCGTCGAGCCGCTCGAGGCCGAGTTCGGCATGAAGTCCAACCACCGGGTCGGCCGCTTCTCGGACATCGCCCGCAGCCAGGAATACAACAACCGGATCGAGGCGATCAACTTCGCGTTGGCGCATGATGACGGCCAATCGGCGAAGAACCTCGAAGAAGCCGACGTGATCCTGGTGGGCGTCAGCCGCAGCGGCAAGACGCCCACCTCGCTGTACCTGGCGATGCAGCACGGCGTCAAGGCAGCCAACTATCCGCTGATTCCAGAGGATTTCGAGCGCAACTGCCTGCCTTCGGCGCTGGTGCCGCACAAGGCCAAGTGCTTCGGCCTGTCCATCGCCCCCGAGCGGCTGGCCGAGATCCGCAACTCGCGCCGCCCGGGCAGCCGCTACGCCAGCCTGGAGAACTGCCGCTACGAGGTGGCTGCCGCCGAAGCGCTGATGCGGCGCGAAGGGATCTCCTGGCTGTCCTCGACCCACCGCTCGATCGAGGAGATCGCCACCACCATCCTGCGCGACATCCGGCCGGACCGGCTGGTCTACTGACCGAGGCGCTGGCGCAGGCTTTCGTAGAAGCACACCGCCGCCGCGGCCGCCACGTTCAGCGATTCCTCGCCGCCGGGCTGGGGGATGCGCACCGTCAGCGCGCAGCGCGCCTGCAACTGCGGGTCCACCCCCTGCCCTTCGTTGCCCAGCACCCAGGCGCACGGCCAGGGCAGCCGGGTGGACGGCAGCTCGTCCTGCGTGTGCGAGCTGGTGCCGACCAGCGGCACGCCCAGGGCGTCGAGCCCGGCCGGGTCGACCGCCTCGACCAGGCTCAGGCCGAAATGCGCACCCATGCCGGCGCGCAGCACCTTCTGCGACCACAGCGCGACCGTGCCGCGCAGGGCCACGACCTGCGGCACGCCCAGCGCCGCCGCGCTGCGCAGCACCGAGCCGACGTTGCCGGCATCCTGCAGGCGGTCCAGGACCACGCTGGCCACCCCCGGCTGCACCGCCGCCGGCGGCTGCCAGGGCACGACGAAACCGTGCCCGGAGGGCGATTCGAGCGCGCTGACCCCGTGGAACAGGGCGTCGGGAATCAGCGTGATGCGGCGCGCGGCCTGGCACAGCGCCCGCACCGGCTCGCGCTCCCAGGCCGATTCCGAGACCACCGCCTGGGCCACCTCGCCACCGCGGGCCAGGTAGGCCGAGCACAGGTGCTCGCCTTCCAGCCAGACCTCGCCCAGCTTGCGGTAGGCCGCGCCGTCGCGGGCCAGCTTGCGCAGGCGCACCAGCAAGGGGTTGTCGCGG is a window from the Caldimonas thermodepolymerans genome containing:
- a CDS encoding TrmH family RNA methyltransferase; translated protein: MGVAVQRVTSRDNPLLVRLRKLARDGAAYRKLGEVWLEGEHLCSAYLARGGEVAQAVVSESAWEREPVRALCQAARRITLIPDALFHGVSALESPSGHGFVVPWQPPAAVQPGVASVVLDRLQDAGNVGSVLRSAAALGVPQVVALRGTVALWSQKVLRAGMGAHFGLSLVEAVDPAGLDALGVPLVGTSSHTQDELPSTRLPWPCAWVLGNEGQGVDPQLQARCALTVRIPQPGGEESLNVAAAAAVCFYESLRQRLGQ
- a CDS encoding pyruvate, water dikinase regulatory protein, giving the protein MPTRTVFFVSDGTGITAETFGNSILKQFSIQPRHVRMPFIDTVEKAHQVVEEINRTAESEGRKPIVFTTLVNEEVLSIVKNGCKGLVLDMFMTFVEPLEAEFGMKSNHRVGRFSDIARSQEYNNRIEAINFALAHDDGQSAKNLEEADVILVGVSRSGKTPTSLYLAMQHGVKAANYPLIPEDFERNCLPSALVPHKAKCFGLSIAPERLAEIRNSRRPGSRYASLENCRYEVAAAEALMRREGISWLSSTHRSIEEIATTILRDIRPDRLVY